One Vicia villosa cultivar HV-30 ecotype Madison, WI linkage group LG5, Vvil1.0, whole genome shotgun sequence genomic window, ACACAAGCAAGTGTAAAACATGTATTTTATGTTTTCGAATGGTGTTTTCCTTTTTAGTTTTGGTTAGTACATGATGAAATTTCAATAAAACTGATTTACAATGAATTGGATTTAATTTATAACCCAGCCCAACCCAATCATCAGATGACATTATAAGATAGCTAAATGAATTGGGTTTGCTATTTTTCAGCCCAATCCAACCAATCACCACTGTTATTTTGAACCAAGATAATCATTGTTCAAACTAAGTTTTTTGAACGGGCTCCTTAATTGATGGCCCCAAACTAAGTTTTTTGAACGGGCTCCTTAATTGATGTCCCCGTGAAAGAGTAAAATCTTAGGCCATTTTATGGCCATTGATTTCATATTTACTTGGTCATTAGAAACCACACGATTTAATGAAGAGAAATTGTAATGAGTATAGTAACAAAGTTtgtatttaatgaataaaaataaactatttaCACTCTTAACTTAATTGAATTATAAATAGTGGTTTCTGTGCAAGATAAGAAAATGTGTATTTTAGTAACAAAGATTATGTTTACTCGGAGACATGTTAAGTAATCATAATCTACTTTAAATTTTAGGACCGAACTCACACATTAGTTATAAGATATTGACTACAGATGCAAGCTGGTAAAGAATATTTATTAATTAGATGGGTCAGAGTGCAACAAACCAGTATCAGCTAAAGTATTAGTGCCGCCGTCTCTGGCCGGGACTTGATGTCTAGAATTCAATCCATTTTGAGTGGAAGCATCGCCATTACTGCCGGCAGCACCACCTCCAAGACTAAGGGATATCCAATCTTCAGTGCAGACACCATTGGAGACATTTGATTGATCTCTCGATTCATTCTGCACAGATGACTCACCTGGTCTTGTAGGGAGAAAAATCTGAAGTGAAGGATCATCTCCAGCAAATGCCAATGGGTTGTCAACCAAACCACCGTTTAAGTCAGCATCTGACCGTCCAGCAGAAGAATCTTGTAAGTGGCTACTAGATCCCAAAGCAGTTTCGGGAGCCAATGCATAACTATTCAGTGGTGAGGTACAATTAATAGCACCATGCTGCAAATGGGCCAATGCATCAGTGACATCTCCATCAGAACCAAATAATTGGAATCCTGGACCAGTCTGAGTTGCTGATGGCAATGGCCACAAGGAAGACATCCCAAAATCATCTTCATTAGGAAAAAGGCCTAAGCATGAATTTCCACCGAGATTCTGATCTTCAGCATATGGGTCTATAATTCCAGGTGGTGGCATGGAGTAACCATCCACAGTACCATTTATGTTGTTGTTAGTTGCAATTGCAGGAGTCACCAATATATCGTTGTCCTCTTCGGAATCGCTAAGAATAATTACTTCTGCACCACCCATCTGAGCTGATGTGTTATGTGCAGTATATCCACTAGGTAAATCAACATTATTGAGAGACAGAGAATCCATCTCAACTCCATTGGTAGTAGAATAATCAATATGCCCGCCGCCACCCTGGTTAACACTGGGATCATCACCATCCCGACCACTTCCGGTGCCACTGCTACTCATTGGAATAACAACATGATCAGGATTTCCAAAAACCTCTTTTAATCTATGACCAGAAGAGGTGTTTGTACCCTCCGGCTTACTAACTTCCCAAATTCCATTGCGATTCTTTCTAATGCCAAGTTTTAAACCTGCAGGTCCGTCTGAAAAACCTTCCTGTTTTACTTGCTTCAATGATTCTACTCTTTTGATATCTCCATCAGTAGAAGCACAGAGGGATCCATCAGGAAAGTGCCATCGGCCAAGATTCCCTAAATCCAGACGTTCACTTTCACTCTTTGTCTTAACACGCCAAGAGCCATCAGGTTTAACCTCAACCTCTGTAACATCTTCGCCGCAATTAATCATCTGTACCAGAAAACCAAATAAATGACGActcttatttttcaaatttaagaCTTATGAGCATAGAAATGGTTTTTTAAGAAATTACCAGAGAAGTGATGCGATTGAAATAAGGATCAATGATGATATTCTCCAATGCATAGTTTTTGAGACATATAGGGCATTGCCACTGCAGAAACAATTCAATTCTACATCAGACAAAAAATCACAATGGAGGGGAACACACAAATCATGTCATTTGTCACAATCCTACTTTTCTTGAACGTTGATTCATTTCCACAAAAACTTCAAGATCAAAACAACCCATGTGAATGCAAGGTTTGAATCTTCCAGCAATCTTCATTCTTGAACCACTCATCTgtaaatgttaattaaaaaactGATTAGAAGGACTTCATATATAACAAACTTACAAATATAATGCAAGATACAAAAGCCATACCGGACAACGAAGGTTAATGCCAAAAGTATCTGAAACCACTTCCAAATCACTGTCACTGTCAGCATTGTCAGCTGCATTTCCACCCCCGACACAACGACAAACGCGTGCAAGAGCATCTTCAAAATGCTCACCATCAGACTCCTTTGGAATTAAGTTTAGGATCTAGACAACAGAGACTAAACTATTTAACGACGGATGTATGGCATTAATGCAAAGGAAGTAGTTGTATGTAAAACTACTTGCAACAAATTATTATGTGAAACAACTTAAGTTAAAATGTTAAGGCTTGGAATTTGGATTTTAGGCCTAACTCAACTTCAAAATCTAGCTTGGAGGACGAGAATCACCCAAACCTTACAAGGACAACTTCAGCCATATCTTTAGTCAATGTGGTATCGTAATATACCCCCTAGCACCCAAGACTCGACATTTAGAACTTGGACAAATGCGGGTAGTATAACTCAACCAGTAACAGATCTAGGATAGATTCCAGTACAAACTTAGACATTGAGCTTTTAACCTAAGTCAACTCCAAAAGCTAGTTTCATAGGTGAGAATTGTCCAGAGTTATATAAGGGCCAGCTTAACCATACCTCTAGCTGATGTGATATTTCAACATAAAGAAAAATCTTGTGATCTAACAACGTAAACCCAAATGGTAACCAAAATACAACCAcaaaaagtcaaaatattttaattttggagTAGAAGCAACACTCAAGGTCATACATGGTTGTGCTTTCTGACAGCAAGGTGTTATTTAAAATTAACAAAGAAGATAATCACATCCACAAAAGCATAGTACATTTCTAAATTTCAAATTTAAGGAAACCAACGAATTGGGATCAATATCAGGAACTTTGGACTGACACTGTACAAGGAAAacttaaaatatcaaatttattatTCAGCACCACAAGGTATCAATAGTCATTCAAAAAATCTTGCTCAGAATGAAGTTTAGAACGCAATCTACCTGTTGCAAATTGCGCCTTCTTACAATGCGAACACCTAAACAAAAAATGCGAGCGTCACATACTGTTAAGGAAATCTTATTAATTCCATCTTTTGTATGCGCTGTGATCTGACAAAGGAGAAACATAATAAGTCAATTAAAATTtaacaataaataaaacataaatagtgAAGGAGTCCATAGTCAGAATAGTTATACACTTATACAAGTCAATAATAATGACAACTCACAATTGGACCATCATCGCGACCATTAGCCCCGAGCAATTGTGAACCGGGTCTATTAGTTGTTCGAACAGGAAGGCCTGTATAGTCAGAGTTAATGAGAACAAATTCCGATGCAATTACAAGAAAACATATGGTATTCTATTGCATCACATAAGCAgggaaaattaaaactaaaactaCAACATGATACAAAAAACAAGCAAGGAgatattgaaaaatattaatgtaCCATTGACCGCTAGGTCTGTATACTGTGGCCATTGCATCCTAAATGGAACCTTGTCGTTCAGAAGCATACACCAGGCCTAAACATCATTTTTCAAAAtaagcaaaccaaacaagaaaGTTATGGATTAACCTACAAGCACTGAAAATCCAAACCAACCTCAACATCAAACTCTTGTTTTGAAACCATGTCTTTGTCTGCTCTTGTGAATTGAAATGTTCTCTCCACGCACTGTACTGGGTTGGAACTGAACAATTCAAACAGAAATATGGTTTAGGCCAACCAAGCAAAAAACTGCATTGATATTTAGTTTATAACAATAGACGCAAACAATTGTTCAGAGTCATTTGATTGTGTCTTGGGAAGACAGTGAAGTTTACTAGCCTAGTAGGAAATCTTCACTTATTGGAAGTTTCTTGTCCAGGAGTAATTCCACCTCAAAAAAGAAAATTCAACCACCATGGAATTTCAATCAACAAAACATAAATAGAAAATGGATATACCATTACAGTCTCTGCAAATAGAATTAAATACATGTCTCTGTCTATATAACCTTATAGAAATTAATGAAAAGTTTACAGCCAAGCAAAAAATATGCATTGCACCCATGCCCGGTAACTAATAGCAATGTCCCAACCCCCAAATTCTAGTATGCCAGCCAGAATGATGCTGTATATTAAACAAGACATTTACTTTACTACAAAGCAAATGAACACAACTTCACCAACTATGTCTGATTTTCAATATATTCACACCATGTACTCACCCATCAGTTGGAATACTGGTTGTGGTCAACTTTACAGGTAACAAAGGATGTGATACTGAAACCCAAAACCTATACGAGAGAGAACAGCAGAAAGCACGAAATTAGTGACAACAAAGTAAAAATGCTAAATAATATAAGGGACAGAGAACCTTCATAAAAAGGCTAAATAGTAAGTATCAGAATCTGTATTCTGTAGACGTAACTTGCAGATTAAGAAATAACATTATAGTAGAAGAGTAAACTTAAACATACTCACAACCTCTACAACTATTAATGGGTCACATTGGGGAAACAATAACAGCAtgtcaataataaaattataacaatGCAACCCGGTACCATGTCACAACTACAAAGAAAGACCAGTTCATTAAACCATCAGCTGAGTACTACAATCACAACCTCCCGCTAAAACTGTTTCAGTAAAACCCTtaatacaaatttaaaaataaaaaattagcacTAATTCATGaagataaaaaaattcaaacaaaccatTATCATTCACTCCATGACACAGCTATTAACTAAAATAAGAAGGGAACATGACATACGGGTCTGCACGACTGAGTCGACATAGTTCACAATAAAATTTATCTGGAACTGGTGGGATGCCTTCCATAGGTTTCTCCGGAATAATAACGCAACTGACGTGTTGCCACACTTGGCATCTTGCATCATCGCACTGCATTAAGATGAGAAAAGTTGGAGTACTAAAGTTATCAAATGTAAGCAACATGCATGAGGTCTTAATGAAAATTACACGTGATCACAAAAAAATGGACACAGTAGTTAGATGGTTATTATCAATAAAGAAATGTGTGTACAATTGCATACAATTTTATGGACCATAGAGAACAAAGAACCATATTAAATGTTTCACCTTGATCAAATCTTCTGTTTCCAATGTACTTCCACAAAGACAACGAATCTTTGTAGTTGTAGTTGTAGTTGTAGTTATAGGTGCGGCTGACTGAATTTGAAGGGAATCGTCAACTTCAGCTTTAACCTTCACATTACTACTATCTGACACAACCTGACCCTTTGATGCTAGATCAGTGGCCCCTGATATCTGCATTTTCCTGGGTAAATGCAAAATACAAAAGTTCCAGTGAAGTAATAGCCAAGCCAAGCGAAAGGATAAAAGAATACTAGAAGCAGCATAATCAAGCCAAACCAGACCTAATAACGAAGTACCACATCATTTCTGTGAATACATCCAAGCATTTTAAGTTTTGACATTAAAGCAAGAAAATGATATCAACCATTGCTCCTAGGTGCTACAACTGACCTATATGTGTCGTCCACTAATTTTGCCACCTGTTCTTTCCCAACAGCATTCTTCCTAGACCACAATTTGGAAGCTGGAACAAAAGTAACAGGTTTCTTAGTTTACAGGAGAGAGGATGAAGGAACACGAGGAAACCGATCCCAAGTAGTAAGATCACAAAATAAATTACATGCACAATACAACAAACGCTATATGATCGAATAACACATGAAAATAACCACCATTTCAAAATATTAGACTGTGGAGCATATAAAAGAGAAGGGGGAAATAAAAGAAATTTGGGTACAAAGAGAAGCCTGGATAAATGCAAACAGCTTGAATTTATCTGATAATCATTGCGGGGGAATAGGGCCTTGGCCTAAATCTAAAGTTGCACAAAGGACAATTACTATAATAACTATAATCGCTAATTCCAATGGGATATTGGAAGAGATATACAAACCAATGCAGATAAAGCCAATTTAGTAAATGATTCGTATTATAGAATCTACATTTTCATATGCAGTTATTGTTGAAACTTCCAATACCTAGGTATTATATTATGACAACCCAGACAAAAGCATAGTAGAGAAATATAAAGATAGAATTGGACCCAAAGAATCCAGGTATAATTTTACCTTGCTCATCTGAGAGAATGGATAATATCCGATCAACGAGGTCCTACAGAAGAAGAAGCACTGGCATTACCACATCATCTCAAAACTCCAAGACATCATTTAAATTCAAGATTAAAAAGGAAATAGCACATGGACTTCAAACTGAAGTTAGTAGCATTCATGTTTTGTAGAAAAAGCCAAATAAATAACTAATGGCAGATTTGGTAATAGTTTAATTGCCGCACCTGCTTCTTTCCCTgctttgaaagtcctaactgtgTCAGCACATCTTTGAGCTCTTTTATACGGAAATATGTTAATTTCTCCTACAAGAGATGTCaggagcataataattattaacatttCAGTGAATTAAAACTTAACACTAACATAAACCTAATAAGAACAAAAAGAGCAAGAATTCAAATATGCCAGAGTTTGCAGAAGTAATGTAatagaaattcaagtgaaaaaaTATAATAGCTATGTATCTATATTTCATTTCGTTTCTATAATAGAATCataatcataataaaataaacttaaaaagcaTCTAACTATGAAATCATGTTCTTCACAAAGTGTAAAATACTTACACAAACTATAAGTCATGTAAAAAACAGTGATTGATTTAAAAGAAAGGAAAGGTAAAAGCACATAATGAACACCTTAGTATAATGCTTCCCTGTTAGCTAAAACTAAATAACACATGAAATCCAACCAGTCAAAATATGCACCCCTATATATAtttcatatataattgttcagtAAAAATGCCATCTAAACCTCTAAACCCATCTAGCTCATTTTCTGAATCAATAAAGAGTAGAGTAACCTCAAATTACAACACATGGAAAATCAATGAAATTCATAAGGAATCATATCAGTTGATAATGAAAATCTGTTATCTATGATGTGCCTGTGTCCGACACCGATATCCACACTTGTGATTAAGTTTAATTTCCTTACTTCTTCAAACTATTACCAGTGTCATGTTCGGAGTGGTGTtcaggtgtccgtgcttcatagattATCTTTCTCTATGAAATTGAAGCATAAAAATAATCATGTAAagaaaactaagaaaagaaaactaAGAGCACATATGAAATTGaagcataaatataaatataaatataaacagGTAAAGAAAAGTAAAAGCACATGTCAAATACCTTGACAGTTGTTACCAAATCCATGTCCTCAAACCTAATAATTGAGCACAAAACCGAATCAACAACGAGATAATCTATCTACAACGAAGCTAAACGCATACTGACGCCGCAGGAGCAATGATTCTGATcaaatcaaaacgaaaatcgaTCGAGTTAACGAGTGAAATCAAAATCAATCCGAAAAAAACCGATTCGATTAGCATGAATTGAGCTGAAATAGGAAGAAACAAACCAGGTAACAGAATCGAGACGGTGGCGATTAGGGTTTGGAATGACGCCACCGACTTTACGAAAACGTTTATTGTGGGAGGATGAGTTGCGTTGCGTGCTTCCGTTGTTTATTTTGACCAAAGAGACCCAAAACCAGAACCAATCTCGCTCCACTTACAAAGTTGCGGACCTATCCACGATTATCCAATACGGTTAGTTTGCGGCAACACGTCCGGGCTGCGTTTCGGTGTGCTCGTGCTCAGGTGCAAAACACGCCtttgtgaaatttttttatttatttttattttttaataataaacgtATATAAAAAAATGTAGTAGGTAAAGTATTTCTTAGTAATAATCAACTAGTCTTATTTTTTCCATTTAAATATAAATTGGGGTTTGAAGATAGGAATATTTTTTTTGCAaataaaaaggggaaactaaacATGTATATTTCTCATGATATTGTTATGTATAATGAATGAGTGGTGCTCATTTAAAAGTTGTATTTCTTATGGTGCTATCATATACAATGAATGAGTGTGCTTCTTTAATCAAACAAGATATAATTCAAAGAGGAGTATCATGTTAAGTAGTATAATAGAGTTAGGTTAGGTATAAGTGTATAACACATTTTTAAGAAGGTGTGAAGATTTTTAAAttgtaataaaattatttattatttattgatgGACTTGAGTGGAAAGTCAATTCAAAAATATAAGGGCTATAATATCTCCTCATTCTTGACTATTTTAGTCAACGATTAGATTAGGTGGCACATTCGTTCGGATTAAAATGTTTAGTTGGATACACATAGtctcattcattaaaaaaaatatttattgtcaTGTcaacttttaaattattttttctaaataaactaaaaaatttaattaatttgtaatAAAGGTACCTGTATCCAACTATTTATACAACTATTTATTATGAGTACtaagaatttgaagaaaaaaatgcaCTTTTTAAATTCATATTAAGAACAAAAGCTTACACAAATCTAAATCAATTCTTTATTAAGAATAAGCACATTAAAACAtataaattttaaacaaataaagAAACATATATTATAGTTAGGGATGGCAATGGGTATGATTTTGGTAGTGTACTATAGTATCATCTCTATATCTATAATTTGAAAAAATCCTCGTATCCGAAATGATACCCTCATGGGCACCAACTTTTATACTCGTACTCGTATCATATGGGTATCTAAGTATTCATACTCCTATATGTTATTTGCAATTctagtaaaaataaattaaaaaattaaaaaatatcctttttatatttttaactaCATGAACAAAAAATTTAATGgtgatttattttttaaagacTATACATTGTGCGGGTATGAAGCGGACTGGATACTAAGGTACATTGTGCGGATATGAAGCGGAATGGATACTAAGGTACCCTTACCTGCATCCACACCTGCTTTATTTTAGTGGATAATTATCCATCCCCGCATCCGTACCTATACTTTTAGCTTTTACCCTACCTATTGTAGGTAATTTTTGCGGATACTCATCGGATATATGTATAATTATCATCTCTAGATATAGTATTTGTTTCACAAATGAACATAAccattatatttttccaatagctCATAAAAAATCTTGGaacactcttttttttttagtcAAAGCATTAATTTATCATTATCCAAAAACAGTTCATACACACTGATCACTAGGATCCAGGTAATTCCAACTTGACTCAACTAAGCATATTGGGTAATATGTGAACGTAGTTTTCTATGTATACTACTCTTAATTTTTACACTGTGTCTAATCTCATCAATGATTCttggattttgatctttttgggtagAAATCTTTTCATTTCTACTTCTCCATATTGTATAAACCGTCCCAGCTAGTGCAATTTTTACAACTTGACTTCTGAGTCCCTTCTTCTTTGATTTAGTCACCAACCATTTAATTTCTCCATTCTAGTCCATAGGGTGTCTCCCTATTCCAAGTCATTGTAGCATTTTGCTTTAAATCTGTTTGGTTCCCTTACAGCTGAAGAAAATGTGGTTGATGCTTTCATCATTATCACAAAAACAACAATTCTACTCCACAATCATGTCAAATCTGCATAACTTGTCCCGAGTAGGGAGATTCCCTATTAGATCCATCCAAAGGTAAATATCGCTCGAGGCCTTGCATAGTTATTGAATATGACTTTCTTCCATTGAACTTGACTTCTACTGCCTTTGAGTTATTTGTACATTGTGCTAGTTATGTACTTACCCTATTGTATCGCATCTGCCCAATGTCTAATATTTCTGAAAGTGTCCCTGATCTTCATAATTTTCTTCATAATCCATGAGCAAAACTAGGAGCTACCTGTCATGTCATAACATCTTGTCCCTTGATGTAGTATGTATCCAACCACCTAATCCAAAGTTTGTCAGTTTTTGCTTGGATATTCATAAGCAACTTTCCCACTGTTCCTTTATTCCAAACCGGTAGTGATGTGATATTGAGTCCACCAACATTCTTTGGCTCATAGACTTTGTCCCATGCGACTGGAGCTTTTCTACTTACTACTTCAGTTCCACTCCAAATGTCTTCGAATTCCAACAACTACACTTTATCACTTTTTAATTTCTTTCAACAGGACTTTACCCTtcgatttttgttaaaaaccgAGGTAAACAATAAcgcaattttgaaaataaaaaaatgcaccTTCTAAGGATTGAACCCGTGATCAATAttaccttttaattttttaaaattattacctCGATTTCGCTAAAAACTAAGGGGTAAAGTAGCGTGTTTTTTATGaccaatttaataaaaaaaaattaagtaacgAATATTTGCCGTCCAATTATAAAGTAACAATGGTCAAGACATTTCCAACTCATCAATCCACATGAAACATTAATGATCCGCACGAACTCTCACTAGCCAATCAAAATGTGAATGCCACAATTATCCATCTTGGATGCAAAGTGCTGAAATTTTATCTTAACATATTGAAAACAATGATAATGAAAGCAAGAGCAGGAATTTATTCTTTTCTACCCATATAGTATAAATTCTTTAATCGCTTATCAAGTACAAtgtttaatattgttgttgttgttgtataaattttgtatttaacgattctattgattttgtttatttgtcgTTATTGCTgatgttgttgagatttaatatTTAAAGACTCCAtggattttgttgttattgttgttattgttgttgttacttCTGTTTCgagatttaatgtttaagtattctattgattttgtttaattattgttgttgtcGTTGAGATTTAACATTTAAAGATTCCatggattttgttgttgttgttttgttgtgagatttaatgtttaaggattctattgattttgtttttgttgttgttataggTGTTAGTGTTAATGATGATGAGGAAGATTTAGAATTTGTCAAAAAAAGTTAGTGCTTTGTAGATTAAAACGGAAAAAAAAAAAcaggttaaaattaaaattttataaacagGACTTTACCCCTCGATTATTGTTTAAATTCGAGGTATAAAgtaagggtggcaaaacgggaTCGGCCTGTTAGGAATGCTTGTTTTTACTGCACTTTTGTGAGGGGAGGGCACAGGTTTTAGTCCCTCATCCTCTAATTTAaccgccccgccccattttttATGAAGGCTTTTACGGGCACgtgcattaacataaattttgcaATTTTAGACTTATTGGCGCATCAATTTCTACTATACTTGCAATTTTTGTAAAAGTGATTTGGAGTTGCAACTATTTTTTAGACCAAACAACTTGCTAGTTATTTAAGTCTATTCCAAGTATAGTAGAAATTGTTATTTGTAGTGTAGTTCTTATTTAATTGTTACAAATAACAtttcttaattattatttgttGTGTTTGTGTTCTTTTATCAGTGATGGATATACGAGCATTTCCCCACCACCTATGATAGGAGGGTGCATTATATAGAGGCGGCCACTTCATGAGTGAGGAGATGCAAGGCTAGGCAAGCACATCCAGGTGGTGTTATGGAGTACAAGATGAGGCTTGATGCGCTGACAATAGATGATATCGTCTAGACACCATACACATGTCACAAAGTCAATTGTGAGTTTGATGAATCATCTTTATTTTGTGGTTATATGCGGTAGAAGACCTTGGTCGCTAGACACTTTCCTAAGAGGTGTCTGCGACAATATGGTTGTGTCTAGAGCATTCCACAACCAATTATGGATGCTTCAGCTTCGGGCATTGACAAGTGGTTTCAAAGT contains:
- the LOC131601919 gene encoding E3 SUMO-protein ligase SIZ1-like, translated to MDLVTTVKEKLTYFRIKELKDVLTQLGLSKQGKKQDLVDRILSILSDEQASKLWSRKNAVGKEQVAKLVDDTYRKMQISGATDLASKGQVVSDSSNVKVKAEVDDSLQIQSAAPITTTTTTTTKIRCLCGSTLETEDLIKCDDARCQVWQHVSCVIIPEKPMEGIPPVPDKFYCELCRLSRADPFWVSVSHPLLPVKLTTTSIPTDGSNPVQCVERTFQFTRADKDMVSKQEFDVEAWCMLLNDKVPFRMQWPQYTDLAVNGLPVRTTNRPGSQLLGANGRDDGPIITAHTKDGINKISLTVCDARIFCLGVRIVRRRNLQQILNLIPKESDGEHFEDALARVCRCVGGGNAADNADSDSDLEVVSDTFGINLRCPMSGSRMKIAGRFKPCIHMGCFDLEVFVEMNQRSRKWQCPICLKNYALENIIIDPYFNRITSLMINCGEDVTEVEVKPDGSWRVKTKSESERLDLGNLGRWHFPDGSLCASTDGDIKRVESLKQVKQEGFSDGPAGLKLGIRKNRNGIWEVSKPEGTNTSSGHRLKEVFGNPDHVVIPMSSSGTGSGRDGDDPSVNQGGGGHIDYSTTNGVEMDSLSLNNVDLPSGYTAHNTSAQMGGAEVIILSDSEEDNDILVTPAIATNNNINGTVDGYSMPPPGIIDPYAEDQNLGGNSCLGLFPNEDDFGMSSLWPLPSATQTGPGFQLFGSDGDVTDALAHLQHGAINCTSPLNSYALAPETALGSSSHLQDSSAGRSDADLNGGLVDNPLAFAGDDPSLQIFLPTRPGESSVQNESRDQSNVSNGVCTEDWISLSLGGGAAGSNGDASTQNGLNSRHQVPARDGGTNTLADTASLLLGINDVRSDKASRQRSGSPFTFRRQKRSVRPRLYLSIDDSDSE